GCCGTGGGATGCTCGCCTACTGGTGAATGTTCGTTCAGGTAGACTGTCCACGAGCGTCAGAACGGCTCGCGTCACGTACTGGTTGTAAGTGCGACATGTGCGACTTCCGCCGGACCTGTCCCCCTCTGGGCAGCCGGGAGTGCCCGTAATTCAGTTCTATCTCATTTGGGCGCGGCTGCGGAGGGGGCACGCGAAGGCCATTGCGCGCGGGGGGCGGGGCCGCGATGACGGGGGCATGGACACGCGCGCCCCTGGCACCCGGAAGACGGACCCGTCCTACAACGTGCTGCACCAGCAGCCGGCGCGGCTGCCGCTGGACGTGCTCTTCGCGCCGCGCAGCGTGGCCGTCGTGGGGGCCACGGAGCGCCCGGGCAGCGTGGGCCGCACCGTCCTGTGGAACCTCATCAGCAACCCCTTCGGCGGCACCGTCTACCCCATCAACCCGAAGCGGCCCAACGTGCTGGGCATCAAGGCGTGGCCGTCGCTGGCGGCGCTGCCGGAGCGGGTGGACCTGGCCGTCGTCGTCACGCCCGCGCAGGCGGTGCCCGGCGTCATCCAGGAGTGCGCGGCGCTGGGCATCCGGGGCGCCATCATCCTGTCGGCGGGCTTCAAGGAGATTGGCGAGGAGGGCGAGCGCCTGGAGCGGGAGATTCTGCGCATCGCCCAGGACGCGAAGCTGCGCATCATCGGGCCCAACTGCCTGGGGGTGATGCGGCCGCCCAGCGGCTTCAACGCCACGTTCGCGGGCGCCATGGCCCGGCCGGGCAACGTGGCCTTCATCAGCCAGAGCGGCGCGCTCCTGACGTCCATCCTGGACTGGAGCCTGCGGGAGGCGGTGGGCTTCAGCGCCTTCGTGTCGGTGGGCTCGATGCTGGACGTGGGGTGGGGTGACCTCATCGACTTCCTCGCCGATGACCCGATGACGCGCTCCATCCTGCTGTACATGGAGTCCATTGGTGACGCGCGGGCCTTCCTCTCCGCCGCGCGCGAGGTGGCGCTCACCAAGCCCATCATCGTCATCAAGGCGGGGCGCACGGCGCAGGCCGCGCAGGCCGCGGCGTCCCATACGGGCTCGCTGACGGGCAGCGACGAGGTGCTCAGCGCCGCGTTCCGCCGCACCGGCGTGCTGCGCGTGGACTCCATCGCGGACCTCTTCTACATGGCGGAGACGCTGGCCCGGCAGCCGCGTCCGGCGGGGCGGCGCCTCACGGTGCTCACCAACGCGGGGGGCCCGGGCGTGCTCGCCACGGATGCCCTGGTGATGGGGGGCGGTGAGCTGGCGGTGCTGGGCACGCAGACGCGCCAGGCGTTGGACGCGTTCCTGCCGCCGCAGTGGAGTCACGGCAATCCGGTGGACATCCTCGGAGACGCGGACCCGGAGCGGTACGCGAAGGCGCTGGAGGCCACCAGCCGGGACGCGGCCAGCGACGGGCTGCTCGTCATCCTCACCCCGCAGGACATGACCGAGCCGACCCAGACGGCGGACCGGCTGAAGGCCTTCTCGAAGCTGCACGGCAAGCCGGTGCTGGCGAGCTGGATGGGCGGCTCGGAGGTGGCGGCGGGGGAGCGCATCCTCAATGACGCGGGCATCCCCACCTTCGGCTATCCGGACACGGCGGCGCGCATCTTCAATTACATGTGGCGCTACACGTACAACCTCGCGGGGCTGTACGAGACGCCCTCGCTGGCGCGGGGCGTGGACGCCGCCCGGGACGAGGCGCGCCAGTGGGTGGACGCCGCGCGCGCGGCCGGCCGCACGCTGCTGACGGAGTTCGAGTCCAAGAAGCTGCTCGCCGCCTACGGCATCCCCACGGTGGAGACGCGGCTGGCGGTGACGGAGGATGCCGCCGTGGCCGAGGCCGCGGCCCTGGGCTACCCCGTGGTGGTGAAGCTGCACTCGCTCACGGTGACGCACAAGACGGACGTGGGCGGCGTGCGGCTGAACCTCCCGGACGCGGAGGCGGTGCGCGGCGCGTTCCGGGACATCCGCGCGCGGCTGGAGGCGCTGGAGCAGGGGAGCGCGTTCGACGGCGTCACCGTGCAGCCCATGGTGCGGCTGGACGGCTATGAGCTCATCGTCGGCAGCAGCGTGGACGCGCAGTTCGGCCCGGTGCTGCTCTTCGGCGCGGGCGGGACGTTGGTGGAGGTGTTCCGAGACAGGGCGCTGGGGCTGCCGCCGCTGAACACGACGTTGGCGCGGCGGATGATGGAGCAGACGCGCATCTACGAGGCGCTGAAGGGCGTCCGGGGCCGTCCGCCCGTGGACCTGACGGCGCTGGAGATGCTGATGGTGCGCTTCAGCCAACTCGTGGTGGAGCAGCGCTTCGTGAAGGAGGTGGACATCAATCCGCTCCTGGCCTCACCCGAGCGGCTGCTGGCGCTGGACGCGCGCGTGGTGCTGCACCCGGCCTCGATGACGGAGGCCGAGCTGCCGAGGCTGACCATCACGCCGTATCCGACTCAGTACGTGGCGCCCTTCCTCCTGCGCGACGGCGAGGAAATCCTGCTGCGGCCCATCCGCCCGGAGGACGAGCCGCGCATGGCCGAGTTCCACCGCACGTTGTCGGAGCAGACGGTGTTCCTGCGCTACGCGGGGCTGATGCAGCTCAGCACGCGCGTGGCGCACGAGCGGCTGTCGCGCATCTGCTTCAACGACTACGCGCGGGAGATGGCCCTGGTGGCGGAGCGCGAGGATGGGGAGCTGCTCGGGGTGGGACGGCTCACCCGGCTGCGGGGGACGCGGGACGCGGAGTTCGCCATCCTCATCAGCGACCAGGTGCAGCGGCAGGGGTTGGGGGCGGAGATGCTGAAGCGGTTGGTGGCCATCGGCCGGGACTGGGGGATGGAGCGCATCGTCGCGGACATCCTCTCCGGCAACCGGGCCATGCAGACCATCAGCCGGAAGCTGGGCTTCTCCATCCTCCAGCACGAGGAGTTGTCCCCGGACATGGTCAAGGCCGTGAAGGTGCTCTGACGCGCGGCTCGGGGACCCGTCCCATCACACCCGGAGCCTTCACGCGCTCCGGGCGGATGGCAGGCGCGCCGCGGCTACGGCTTGTAGGCGTTGTAGAGCGTGACCTGGATGTTGGAGGCCTCCTGCAGGTGCATCTGCACCGTCTTTCGAATCGCCATCAGCTCCTGCTTGAGCGCGGGGTTCTGCACCTGCTGCGCGAGCAGGCCGTCTCCGAGCAGGGCCGTGCCGGCGTGAGCGGCCACCTGCGCGTCCATCACCGACAAGTCGAAGGCGCCGCCCTGGACGGCGTCGAGCAACTCGACGGTCCGCTGCGTCGTCATCTGGAGGTGCTGCGACACCGGGTTCTCCGCGGGGGCGATGCCCTGGGCCTGCGCCACCTGCTCCAGCCGCTGGATGACCTCCGTGTGCATGGTGACCATGCGTGCGTTGAAGTCGCGCGCGGTCGGGTCGGTTGCCCGGGCCTGGCCCACCTGTCCCAGCATCACCTCGCCCGCGTTGGCCACCAGGAGGACGCTCAGGATTTGACCGTCCGAGAGCATCACCGGCTGCCCGGCGGCCGCCTCCTGCGGGCCCACCAGGTTGTCATGGGCGTTGCCCTCGCCGCAGCCGCCGAACATCACGGTCGTCCCCACCATCGCCAGCCCCAGCATCGTGCGTGTGATTCGCATGACTGTTTCCCCCTCCGTGTGCCGTTCAGCGGAAGGTTGGGCAGTTGAAAAGCACACCGCCATGGGCGGGAAGCACGAGCCGGATGTCCCCGGGGTGACGAATGCGCCGTCGGCTCGGTGACGCGCCCGGGCGGGCGCGTGCGCCTACTTGAAGTCCGCGGGGGTCAGCCCGTGACGGCGCAGCAGCTCGTAGAAGTCCGTGCGGTTGCGGCTCGCCATGCGGGCGGCGGCGGCCACGTTGCCCTTGGAGCGGCGGAGCACCTCGCACAGGTAGCGCCGCTCGAAGCGGTCTCTGGCCTCGCGCAGCGTGGGCAGCTCGCCGCCGCCGCTGAGCACGTCCGGCCCCTCTTCCCGCGTGGCATCCGCCGCCGCGCGCGCGGACGTCGGCGGGTCCAGCATGCGCGCCACGTGTTCGGAGCGGACGTCGTCCTCGGGCGCCAGCAGGACCATCGCCTCCATGGCGTTGACCAGCTCCCGGACGTTGCCCGGCCACGAGTGGGTTTGCAGCAGGGCCAGCGCATCCGGCGCGAGCCGCGGCATGCGCATGCCGTTGCGCGCGGCGGCCTGCTCCAGGTGCCGCGTGGCCAGAATCGGGATGTCTTCCAGCCGCTCGCGCAGCGGCGGCATGACGATGGGGAGCACGGCCAGCCGGTAGTAGAGGTCCTCGCGGAAGCGCCGCTCCTCGACCTCCTCGCGCAGGTCCCGGTTGGTGGCCGCCACCACGCGCACGTCGGCTTCTTCCTCCACCGCGCTGCCCACCCGGGCGAAGCGGCGCTCCTGCAGCACGCGCAGCAGCTTCACCTGGACGCGGGGCGTGGCCTCGCCCACCTCGTCCAGGAACAACGTGCCGCCGCGCGCCGCGCCGAACAGGCCCTCGCGCGTCTGGGTGGCGCCGGTGAAGGCCCCCTTCACGTGGCCGAACAGCTCGCTCTCCAGCAGCTCCGGTGGCAGCGCGCCACAATTCACGGCGATGAAGGGGCCGTTGGCGCGGCGGGACAGGGCGTGGACCTGACGGGCCGCCAGCTCCTTGCCGGTGCCGGACTCGCCCAGGACGAGGACCGTGGCCTCGGAGGGGGCCACGCGCGCGATGCGGTCGCGCACCTCGGCGATGGCGGAGCTGGAGCCCAGCAGCCGCTCGGGCGTGGTGCCCGCGACGATGCGGCGCAGGTCCGCCAGCTCCCGCCGCAGGTCGCTGCGCTCCGTCGCGTGTAGCAGCTTCTGGACCAGCTCGTGGTCCTGGAAGGGCTTGGTGAGGAAGCCGTAGGCGCCGCGCTGCATGGCCTCGACGGCCGTCTCAATGGTGCCGTGCGCGGTGAGGATGACGACGGGCAGGTCGGGAGAGCGCTCCCGCATCTGGGCCAGCACCTCCAGCCCGTCCACGCCCTCCAGCCGGAGGTCGAGCACGACGGCGTCCACCTCCGCCGTTTCGACCAGCTCCAGTCCCCGGGCCGCCGTGAGGGCGGTGGTGACCTTCATGCCGCGCGCTTCCAGCCGCAACGAGATGAGCTCGCAGAGCTCCGCGTCGTCGTCCACCACCAGCACATGTCCGCCGCGGGGGCGCTTCATGCGTCATTCCTCTTGGCCGTCGTATCCGGCGTCGTGGAGGCCGGCACACCCAGCCCCATCGGGAACACCAGCGCGAATCGCGCGCCGGGGTTCGCGTTTTCCAGCAGCAACACATCTCCGCCGAGCGCGCGCATCATCCGCTGCGCCAGCGGCAGTCCCAGCCCCAGGCCATCCGCGTTGGCGGCGCCCACCGCGCGCGTGAAGAAGGGCTCGAAGACGCGCGGGCGCGCATCCTCGGGCACGCCGGGGCCTTCGTCGCGCACCTCCACCCGGGCCCACGTCCCCGACTCGCCGTTCGGGCCGCGCGAGGCGAGCGTGCGGGTGACGTAGACGCGCTGCCCGGGGACGAGACGCGCACGGCGTTGGTCATCAGGCTGACCAGCGAGCGCTCCACCAGGGCCGCGTCCAGCGAAGCGGGAGGCGTCGTGCCCTCGGCGAGGACCACCAGCTCCGTGCCGCGCTCCTCCGCCAGCTCGTTGACCTCCTCGACCGCGCGCTCGATGAGGTCATCCAACCGGCAGCCTTCGTCGCGCCGGACGGCCTTGCCCGCCTGGACGCGCGTCAGGTCCAACAGCGCGGTGACCAGCCGGATTTCCCGCTCACACGCCACGCGCGCCAGCTCCACCACGCGCTGCTGCTGGGTCGTCAGCGGTCCGGTGGTGCCGTCCGCCAGCAAGCCAATGGCCGTGCGCAGCCGGGCCAGCGGCGTGCGCAGGTCGTGCGACGCGGACGCCACGAAGGCATCCTTGAGCTGGTCGAGCTCGGACAGCCTGCCGCGCATCCGGTCCAGGTCCGCCCACAAGGCGCGAATCTCACTGGGACCGGAGACGGCGGGCAGGGCGGCGAAGTTGCCATCACCCACCCGGTGCGCCAGCGCGGACAACTGCCCCAACGGGCGCGTCACGCCCTGGGCCACCCACCGGGCCACGGCCCACGCCGCCACGACGGCCAGGGCGCCGAGCGTGAGCCCCACCGCGATGGCGGAGGAGCCGATGTCATGCGCCCGCTTCTCGCGCTGCCGGATGGCGGAATGGAGCGCGAGCGTGGTGTTGATCCACGCGTCGGTGAGCTGCTCCGCCAGGTAGAGGCGCTCGTTGCGCAGGGCCGCGTTCTGGAGCCGCTCGCAGGTATCGCCCGCGAGGATGTGGTTCGCGTACGTTTTGAAACCTTCGGCCGCGCGCAGGAGCAGCGGCTGCGTGGCCGGGCCATGCCGCTTGAGCAGGGCGTCCAGGTGGCTCACGCGCTGCTTGAGCGTGGCGGCCGCGGCGGGGACCTCCTGGGGACTGTGCTCGCAAGCGAACAGTCCCTGCCTCGCGGCGACCTCGACCCCCCAGGCGGCCTGATGCACGGCCTCTTCCTTGATGACCCCGCCTAGCTGTTCTTCCCGGACCTCCGTGAGAAGAGACGTCATCCGGACGATGGCCACCACTGAGAATGCAGCGGCTCCCAGCAGTGCGGCGGTGAGAAGCGCGTGGGAGATGAGCAGGCGGTGAGCGAGTCGCATGGGCCGGATGCAAAGACGCGCGTGGGGGCACGCTTGTTCCGGGAATCACCTCTACTGATGTTGCGAACGGCGCGCAGCATTTTCGAGCGAATGTTGCACTTCAAATACCGGGTGTCTGCTTCCGCAGACAGGTGTCGGCCAACAACCGGCGGCAGGGCGTCTGGATCCGCCGACAGGTGAATCAGGCTTCAGAGGGAAGAGGGCGTCGGCACGGTCCATGTAGATGCGTCGGGCATGGTCGAGACACCTACGCTCAAGACGCCCCGGGGATGGACCGACCGTCCCAAGCAGTTGTGGACGGAGTGGAAGCAGATGCTGTCCCCCCGGACGCTCCCCGGTGACGCGAGCGCCGCGCTGACGGTGGCGTGTGTGGCGCTGCCGCTGAACCTGGCGCTGGCGGTCGCCTCCGGTCTGCCTCCCGAGGTGGGGCTCATCAGTGGCGCGGTCGCCGGCGTGATTGCCGCGCTGCTGGGTGGCGGCCGACTCCAGGTGACGGGGCCGGAAGCCGCGCTCGTGCCCACCGTGCTGCTCATTTCGATGAAGCACGGCGTGGCGGGCGTGGTGGTTGCCACCTTGTTGTGTGGCGCGCTCCAGGTCCTGCTGGGTCTGTCGCGCGCGGGCCGGGTCGCGCAGTTCATGCCAGCCGAGGTGACGCGCGGCTTCACGGCCGGCATCGGGCTGCTGCTGCTGGACGGCCAGCTTCCCCGCCTGCTCGGCGCGGTGACGGAAGGCACGTCCTCGGCGCGGACGCTGGTCGTCCCGGCGAGCTGGCCCTCCTGGTCCGTGCACTGGAGCTCCGTCGCGGTGGGCGCCGTGGTGGTGGCCTGCATGCTCCTGATTCCCAAGCTCCACCGCTCCATTCCCGCCGTGCTGGTGGGCCTGGTCCTGGCCACCCTGGCGTCGGGCCTGGGCTTCCTGTCGGACGGTCTGGCCCGCGTTGGCGCGCTGCCCACCGGTCTGCCCATGCCGGTCCTTCCTTCGTTCGAGGCCCTGAACTTCGGCGCGCTCCTCCCGGACGTGCTGGCGTTGACGGTGCTGGCGTCGCTCGGCTCGCTGCTGTCGGCGCGGGCGCTGGACCAGTTGCCGGGCCTGGAGAACCACCGGACGGATGGCGACCAGGAGCTGGTGGCCCAGGGCGTGGGCAACGCGGCCTCGGCGATGTTCGGCGGCATGCCGGTGATGGGCGCCATCGTGCGCTCGTCCGTGTCCGTCCAGGCGGGTGGGCGCACGCGCGCCGCCTCCGTGCTGCACGCGGTGATGCTGCTCGCGGCCTGCATCCTGGCCGGTGCGCTGGTGGCCCTGATTCCGATGGCCGCGCTCGCCGCCATCCTGGTGGTCGTGGGAACGCGGCTGTTGGACATCAAGGGCCTGCGCGCGCTGATGGCGGACAACGCGGGCAAGGCGATGGTGGCCGTCGCCACCGCGGTGCTCATCGCGGCGATTGGCTTCCTCCCGGGTCTGGCCGCGGGCGTGCTGCTGTCGCTGGCGCGCAGCTTCTTCTCGCCGCCCAAGGCCAACGTTCGCAGCCTGCTGCTTCGCGAGGACGGCCGTCCGCTCTTCCGCAGCCTCGGCGCGGGGGGCGAGGATCGGGATGCGCGTCCCCCCGTGCAGCTCCTGCGGGTTCGGGGCGATTTGGATGTCCGCTCGTGCGCCAGCCTGAGCGCGGCGCTCCAGGGGCCGCCGTGGCCGCGCCACCTGGTGCTGGACCTGTCGGACGTGAAGTACATGGACGCCGCCGGTCTGCGCACCATCCGGGAGCTGTCGGATGTCCTGGCCGTCCGCGGGGGCCGGGTCCTCGTGGCGGGTGCTCGCGGCGGGGTCGCGGCGATGCTGCAGGAGGCCGGGACGTGGACCGGCTCCGGGCCGCACGCGCTGATGGCGTCCATGGACGACGTCATCGAGAGCATCAAGCAGGAGAACGCCCGGGAGTCCACCGGCCAGGTCTCTCCGACGCCGCAGGCGACGTGAGCCCCCGCGCCACCGGCTTCACGCGGGTGGCGCACGGTGTCTTCCAAGGCTGAGCGCACAGGCCCATTCCCCGCGTGTCGGGGGATGGGCCTTCGACCATCTACGGGCCTCGTCACAGGCCCCTTCCGCGTGTTTCGGGGGACGGGCCGTCGATTATCTGAGGGCCTCGTCACAGACCCATGCGTCCGCCGGGCCCATCGTCCGACGCGCCGGTGCCACTTCCCAGTCCCTCGCGTCCGCCGCCGCCCGAGCCGCTCCCGCCTCCGCGTGAGCCAGCGCCTCCGCTGGCGGAGCTGCCACCCCCCGCGATGCCGCCGCCCGAGCCACTTCGTTCCGGGACGCCACTTCGGCCGCTGCTGGTTCCGCCGCCGGTCGAACTGGCCCCGCCGGTGACGCTGTTGCCGCTGGACAGGCTGGTGCCGCCGGTGACGCTGGTGCCGCCCGTCCTGCTGTCGCCGCCGCCAAAGCCGCCGCCTCGGCCCGGCGCGCGGCCTCCCACGCCGCCGCCCCGGCCCATGCTGGAGACTCCCGAGCCCCCGCCGGACGCCGCGCCTTGGCCCACGCTGGCGCCTCCCGCCGGACTCCTGGCCGCGCCGCCGCTCGCGGCACTCTGGCTGCCACCTCCGCTCGCGCCGCCATGGGCGCTGGCTCCACCAGGATGGGCGCTTCCGGCCGATGGTCCCGTCGCCGCGCCGGGTCTGGCACCGCCCGCGGGCGGTGGAAGGGCGATATCGGGCGGTCCTCCCTCCAGGCCCGCGACCTCGGACGCGCCCGCGCCGTCCACCACGGGGCCTCGGCGTTGCTCACAGCCGCTGGTCAGCCAGGGCGCGGAGAGCAGGCCTCCCAGCAGCGCCGCTCGCCTGAGGCGCGCCATCCTCTTTCCAACGGTTCCTTGCATCCCCAACCCCCGGGTCCGAGTCCAGCCGCAACGGTGAGGAGGGCCTCCAGGACCGGGTATCGCGCCCTCGGTCCTTGCGCCCGGGCAGTCGCCGACAACCCCTGGGGGAACACGCCTGGCTCCCCGTCCCGGCGGGCGGAGCAGGGCGTGCCTGGCTTCACCCACCGTGCAGCCGGATGCGATTTTCCCGGTAGGTGCCGGGCGCGCCGCCTATTGTCCGCGGGTGATGGCCACCCCTGAAACCCAAGCTCCGCTCGCCGCGCTGCTCCCCAAGAAGGGCGAACCGCCCCTGGACGCGGACGAAATCCTCAACCGCTTCGTCGGCTACGTGGCGGCCAATGGCTTGAGCCTCTACTCCGCCCAGGAAGAGGCCATGCTGGAGCTGCTGGCGGGCAAGCACCTGTTCCTCAAGACGCCCACCGGCTCCGGCAAGTCGCTGGTGGCCACGGCGCTGCACTTCAAGGCCATGGCCGAGGGCAAGGTGTCCTTCTACACCTGCCCCATCAAGGCGCTGGTGAACGAGAAGTTCTTCGCCCTCTGCGACGCCTTCGGCGCGGAGAACGTGGGGATGCTCACCGGCGACGCGAGCATCAACCGCGACGCGCCCATCATCTGCTGCACCGCGGAGATTCTCGCCAACCTGGCCCTGCGCGACGCGAGCGCCCGCGTGGACTACGTCGTCATGGACGAGTTCCACTACTACTCGGACCGGGAGCGCGGCGTGGCCTGGCAGCTTCCGCTCATCGCGTTGCCGGACACCACGTTCCTGCTGATGTCCGCCACGCTGGGGCC
This genomic window from Myxococcus hansupus contains:
- a CDS encoding sigma-54-dependent transcriptional regulator — translated: MKRPRGGHVLVVDDDAELCELISLRLEARGMKVTTALTAARGLELVETAEVDAVVLDLRLEGVDGLEVLAQMRERSPDLPVVILTAHGTIETAVEAMQRGAYGFLTKPFQDHELVQKLLHATERSDLRRELADLRRIVAGTTPERLLGSSSAIAEVRDRIARVAPSEATVLVLGESGTGKELAARQVHALSRRANGPFIAVNCGALPPELLESELFGHVKGAFTGATQTREGLFGAARGGTLFLDEVGEATPRVQVKLLRVLQERRFARVGSAVEEEADVRVVAATNRDLREEVEERRFREDLYYRLAVLPIVMPPLRERLEDIPILATRHLEQAAARNGMRMPRLAPDALALLQTHSWPGNVRELVNAMEAMVLLAPEDDVRSEHVARMLDPPTSARAAADATREEGPDVLSGGGELPTLREARDRFERRYLCEVLRRSKGNVAAAARMASRNRTDFYELLRRHGLTPADFK
- a CDS encoding sensor histidine kinase, producing MRLAHRLLISHALLTAALLGAAAFSVVAIVRMTSLLTEVREEQLGGVIKEEAVHQAAWGVEVAARQGLFACEHSPQEVPAAAATLKQRVSHLDALLKRHGPATQPLLLRAAEGFKTYANHILAGDTCERLQNAALRNERLYLAEQLTDAWINTTLALHSAIRQREKRAHDIGSSAIAVGLTLGALAVVAAWAVARWVAQGVTRPLGQLSALAHRVGDGNFAALPAVSGPSEIRALWADLDRMRGRLSELDQLKDAFVASASHDLRTPLARLRTAIGLLADGTTGPLTTQQQRVVELARVACEREIRLVTALLDLTRVQAGKAVRRDEGCRLDDLIERAVEEVNELAEERGTELVVLAEGTTPPASLDAALVERSLVSLMTNAVRVSSPGSASTSPARSPRAARTASRGRGPGWRCATKAPACPRMRARASSSPSSRARWAPPTRMAWGWDCRWRSG
- a CDS encoding bifunctional acetate--CoA ligase family protein/GNAT family N-acetyltransferase, with protein sequence MDTRAPGTRKTDPSYNVLHQQPARLPLDVLFAPRSVAVVGATERPGSVGRTVLWNLISNPFGGTVYPINPKRPNVLGIKAWPSLAALPERVDLAVVVTPAQAVPGVIQECAALGIRGAIILSAGFKEIGEEGERLEREILRIAQDAKLRIIGPNCLGVMRPPSGFNATFAGAMARPGNVAFISQSGALLTSILDWSLREAVGFSAFVSVGSMLDVGWGDLIDFLADDPMTRSILLYMESIGDARAFLSAAREVALTKPIIVIKAGRTAQAAQAAASHTGSLTGSDEVLSAAFRRTGVLRVDSIADLFYMAETLARQPRPAGRRLTVLTNAGGPGVLATDALVMGGGELAVLGTQTRQALDAFLPPQWSHGNPVDILGDADPERYAKALEATSRDAASDGLLVILTPQDMTEPTQTADRLKAFSKLHGKPVLASWMGGSEVAAGERILNDAGIPTFGYPDTAARIFNYMWRYTYNLAGLYETPSLARGVDAARDEARQWVDAARAAGRTLLTEFESKKLLAAYGIPTVETRLAVTEDAAVAEAAALGYPVVVKLHSLTVTHKTDVGGVRLNLPDAEAVRGAFRDIRARLEALEQGSAFDGVTVQPMVRLDGYELIVGSSVDAQFGPVLLFGAGGTLVEVFRDRALGLPPLNTTLARRMMEQTRIYEALKGVRGRPPVDLTALEMLMVRFSQLVVEQRFVKEVDINPLLASPERLLALDARVVLHPASMTEAELPRLTITPYPTQYVAPFLLRDGEEILLRPIRPEDEPRMAEFHRTLSEQTVFLRYAGLMQLSTRVAHERLSRICFNDYAREMALVAEREDGELLGVGRLTRLRGTRDAEFAILISDQVQRQGLGAEMLKRLVAIGRDWGMERIVADILSGNRAMQTISRKLGFSILQHEELSPDMVKAVKVL
- a CDS encoding ATP-binding protein, which encodes MPEDARPRVFEPFFTRAVGAANADGLGLGLPLAQRMMRALGGDVLLLENANPGARFALVFPMGLGVPASTTPDTTAKRNDA
- a CDS encoding DUF4142 domain-containing protein, translated to MRITRTMLGLAMVGTTVMFGGCGEGNAHDNLVGPQEAAAGQPVMLSDGQILSVLLVANAGEVMLGQVGQARATDPTARDFNARMVTMHTEVIQRLEQVAQAQGIAPAENPVSQHLQMTTQRTVELLDAVQGGAFDLSVMDAQVAAHAGTALLGDGLLAQQVQNPALKQELMAIRKTVQMHLQEASNIQVTLYNAYKP
- a CDS encoding SulP family inorganic anion transporter translates to MVETPTLKTPRGWTDRPKQLWTEWKQMLSPRTLPGDASAALTVACVALPLNLALAVASGLPPEVGLISGAVAGVIAALLGGGRLQVTGPEAALVPTVLLISMKHGVAGVVVATLLCGALQVLLGLSRAGRVAQFMPAEVTRGFTAGIGLLLLDGQLPRLLGAVTEGTSSARTLVVPASWPSWSVHWSSVAVGAVVVACMLLIPKLHRSIPAVLVGLVLATLASGLGFLSDGLARVGALPTGLPMPVLPSFEALNFGALLPDVLALTVLASLGSLLSARALDQLPGLENHRTDGDQELVAQGVGNAASAMFGGMPVMGAIVRSSVSVQAGGRTRAASVLHAVMLLAACILAGALVALIPMAALAAILVVVGTRLLDIKGLRALMADNAGKAMVAVATAVLIAAIGFLPGLAAGVLLSLARSFFSPPKANVRSLLLREDGRPLFRSLGAGGEDRDARPPVQLLRVRGDLDVRSCASLSAALQGPPWPRHLVLDLSDVKYMDAAGLRTIRELSDVLAVRGGRVLVAGARGGVAAMLQEAGTWTGSGPHALMASMDDVIESIKQENARESTGQVSPTPQAT